The Enterococcus rotai genome includes a window with the following:
- a CDS encoding DEAD/DEAH box helicase, protein MSSFKQFQFNDFIMEALADKGFEQPTEVQEKLIPVIKKGKSVIGQSQTGSGKTHTFLLPLMNKVNPQLDEVQILITAPSRELANQIYQEAIQIAKFSQPEMRVTNFVGGTDKQRQIAKLKNQQPHVVIGTPGRILDLMNEQALKAHTAFAFVVDEADMTLDMGFLEEVDQIAGRLPDKLQMLVFSATIPEKLKPFLKKYMENPVIEHIQPKNIISETIDNWLISTKGKDKNRLIYQLLTIGHPYLVIVFANTKQRVDEITDYLKDQGLKVAKIHGDISPRERKRVMRQVQDLEFQYVVATDLAARGIDIEGVSHVINAEVPSDLDFFIHRVGRTGRNGLDGTAITLYSPADEEAISEVEQIGIKFQPKEIKNGELVDTYDRNRRTKREKTKDALEDPTLIGLVKKKKKKIKPGYKKKIEWAISASNKQKRKVERRQQTRTAKKSKKNSYK, encoded by the coding sequence ATGAGTTCATTTAAACAATTTCAGTTCAACGATTTTATCATGGAAGCACTAGCAGATAAAGGGTTTGAACAACCAACAGAAGTACAAGAAAAATTGATCCCAGTGATTAAAAAAGGCAAAAGTGTTATCGGTCAATCCCAAACAGGAAGCGGCAAGACCCATACATTTTTATTACCATTGATGAATAAAGTTAACCCTCAATTAGATGAGGTACAAATCTTGATCACGGCACCAAGTCGTGAGTTAGCGAATCAAATTTATCAAGAAGCGATTCAAATCGCAAAATTCAGTCAACCTGAAATGCGTGTGACAAATTTTGTTGGCGGTACAGACAAACAACGTCAAATCGCAAAATTAAAGAATCAACAACCTCATGTGGTGATTGGAACGCCAGGTCGTATTTTAGATTTGATGAATGAACAAGCATTAAAAGCGCACACTGCTTTTGCGTTTGTTGTCGATGAAGCGGATATGACACTCGACATGGGCTTTTTAGAAGAAGTCGATCAGATTGCTGGACGTTTGCCTGATAAGCTGCAAATGTTGGTTTTCTCTGCGACAATTCCTGAAAAATTAAAACCATTCTTGAAGAAGTATATGGAGAATCCAGTTATAGAGCATATTCAACCAAAGAATATTATTTCTGAAACGATTGATAATTGGTTGATTTCAACTAAAGGGAAAGACAAAAATCGTCTAATTTACCAATTATTGACGATTGGTCATCCGTATCTAGTGATCGTGTTTGCTAATACCAAACAACGCGTAGATGAAATTACGGATTATTTAAAAGATCAAGGGCTGAAAGTAGCAAAAATTCATGGCGATATCTCTCCAAGAGAACGTAAACGTGTAATGCGTCAAGTGCAAGATCTTGAATTTCAATATGTCGTAGCAACTGATTTGGCTGCACGAGGAATCGATATTGAAGGCGTTTCTCATGTGATCAATGCGGAAGTACCAAGTGATTTGGATTTCTTTATTCACCGTGTTGGTCGAACAGGTAGAAATGGGTTAGATGGTACTGCGATCACATTGTATTCTCCAGCTGATGAGGAAGCAATTTCCGAAGTTGAGCAAATCGGTATCAAGTTTCAGCCTAAGGAAATCAAAAATGGTGAATTGGTCGACACTTATGACCGAAATCGTCGTACAAAACGTGAAAAAACCAAAGATGCTTTAGAAGATCCAACTTTGATTGGTTTGGTTAAAAAGAAAAAGAAAAAAATCAAACCAGGTTACAAGAAAAAAATCGAGTGGGCGATTTCAGCAAG